A genome region from Cardiocondyla obscurior isolate alpha-2009 linkage group LG14, Cobs3.1, whole genome shotgun sequence includes the following:
- the LOC139107980 gene encoding uncharacterized protein isoform X2 has protein sequence MNQEMRAASLILCLGILLATIQDGTAERRIVCYYTNWSVYRPGTAKFSPQNINPYLCTHLIYAFGGFTKENALKPFDKYQDIEKGGYAKFTGLKTYNKNLKTMLAIGGWNEGSSRFSPMVADSARRREFVKNAVKFLRQNHFDGLDLDWEYPAFRDGGKPRDKDNYANLVQELRDEFERESSKTGRPRLLLSMAMPAGVEYIDKGYDVPRLNEYLDFVNLLTYDYHSAYEPAVNHHSPLYPLEEDNEYNYDAELTIDYTISHLLEKGMSADKIVLGIPTYGRSYTLFNQEATDLGSPADGPGTEGEATREKGYLAYYEICESIAESDDWEVVQPNPKAMGPYAFKGNQWVGYDDENVVKLKAHYVNEKKLGGIMFWSIDNDDFRGKCHGRAYPLIEAAKEALLADNRGTTDKTKSVDSRKKIRTQSSQSNTRKSSTSNRRSSTTSPPITSKRVSSSRPKYRTISQASKEEQEDREVLRRSYDPSSNDDSEGRNTVTVTEKIERPKNRNRVKTQSSTTNSGTRRKQSRRKGQNKTNESQESLSNKLTTPEPPTTPDPGTDFKCEDEGFFPHPRDCKKYFWCLDSGPGGLGVVAHQFTCPSGLVFNKGADSCDYPRNVICPKTLKSIISTGSTTKAPITAATSRTTYLHSTTTAKAESEEYDSEEDYDEIEESEEKEEEEEEEEDDEEEKNVKEEPMIITTAKSLIYKTLTRNRPSTTTTTTTTLKPSESEKIIADEDEEDPKVIKELIDLIKKAGGIEELEKQLLLQEKNLDRSGSENVTPATISRSLYERVLNRQASKVGSQRPILSSSETSYVNGPGRAQFEGLDDIPEVKSLRRSQKPQYVTIERSKSNVKEFSSENEDENEESDNADVASSEEKTISNPLGDISSSTERVTPNYINIRRTRLSTTTSRTENDVEEKEIEIEEEKPTRRRRPFVSSKQNNEASSETSKSFRRRGPSVRKSEKKDDSKSTDRLAEKNDDSSTTKSRYSNVQRFRTTTSKSSEDLSGSSEVISETISPIKVEEYPEVPKTTASTAASLPITSTTTTSTSTEIITLISVEPSENSSSVNSKVDVSSTIDPVKLVEDSATEILFTTLPAGTSSPLATSTTLPSRSTIAVVSQPRPFGFARRRSGSSEATTTATTPLSRSKVADSEVIKLPTLKELIGYPTTYDDRTTTMSSSILLHLLRNEVDNDINRQNVEESLRRIIESQDGEKEIVQSSRDITQETADSWLEQASENKARSRAPRMEDIATFDEEVSVTNAIQSGENKQKALTTSTYFKPTTMRGIPLASLTTSSVIRGFYITRSKDDPASSTSTFSSTPAYAQANTFGKQQTETTLISDISTTEPATVTHRDRIESKSDIFNNINNIAHNKSINNEESYFAPSSSTTFSKDSDSDRPMSKKTNLLHNFDRTTPLSNSYITSPATPMRRRTALTANRYSEVTTPLWSGKRIAARKRNRTTIPPARDTIRQTETDNSIRAATSALRNASVSTDYSASTLSSRRRKLISTIPTASSIVLNYTSLEILDVHDTSANLNGTVTGDLKTHSPTEIIPTTNERIAIAKAPAVATDATITTTPSIESIESEITSLNNFLTDNSTVGDSVATSTLASTGIEIISVTTNSSTTPILDTATNVQQIAIDSENTTAAKTTNADIDGISTIVNYSTIVIPTAINMHDGITDAISVTDANEVDETISTIENYSTFTTEAIENTTIPITATISISTTLSPLTTVISSTENTQSINATVSMTINNLADINTAAANMTTTPLNLIVPTITDFNAITMSAYANVPSAINTPSIISQSKIMSTNSAAFLTSTAESSATYPVNLNNDLTTIDMNESFEALAEATTESAQTAEIRTTFTTPSTRTANTPSTPFFTLITNRPTVSLERFTTSTTPFATFGDSITTNLMYQTTTNVPDTYSVRAVNRKSEIPEWKTNINEVTSTEAQSRPEEQIIMTANKSNSVQTMSENSTISEIKTVFETAILKNTESRKQDQTTSKVETTNHQFNQKTARRRILNRTNNWLGSPLTLQRTNQYSRHRVTHRGKSRRPSPYISSSKIIEKNVGSQLEEKNLIKVVNISSDSNNTNFEKSFSKSPDIDEKLSDKRTTKRRMRVVLKSIRSKSEEKNSTVKETNVKTDSINLQNNLSNNVSINQNSSNEEVVKRRMRVILKRVKLKSEVRAEDDSTNESLQGTFSNNFYSAKNHPDEYKARRRMRVVLKSVKPKSDEKNSTAERTNVDSDSTDKNFQSAILNNSRTDKNPVEHGTKRRTRVVLKSIKPKFDEQNSRTEETNINSDSVEKDFQGSSASSFYINENLSGEKKIRVEMDAELESVKSKSKEEDSIPEETNINSDFAKKHSQVLYTVHFSSSPSVDDDLLNKNKKHKFEEKEAMTERPEDTEAQTTRMSVPVEQDTDSLEVTSNRLISRNPGNGYFNRQRKPASFTTIAPLTNPLSNTLPVHQRRRPVETTLSSRIDYVAFEDTEPYVKSTAVLQDQNAEVSDQSIHAQEFDVMLSNPPPSSSSIGQTSLRDTDRRKISTTVAPRTDPTISRTAPRYELNFRSRQKPRAKDGPTLNATTRPRRPPVIDYDYYEDEVPIIINKSALGSKLFLTNKGTIRCLDQGNFPHPYSCKKFITCARMVNGQVIGTEYTCPDRLSFDPIGGICNWSAGLGCKD, from the exons ATGAACCAG GAGATGCGAGCGGCGTCGCTGATTCTCTGCTTGGGAATTCTACTTGCGACGATACAAGATG gaACCGCTGAACGCAGAATCGTCTGTTATTATACAAATTGGTCGGTGTACCGACCCGGCACAGCCAAATTTTCGCCGCAAAACATAAATCCATATCTTTGCACTCATCTAATTTACGCGTTTGGAGGTTTCACGAAGGAAAATGCGTTGAAACCGTTCGACAAGTATCAAGACATTGAGAAAG GCGGATACGCGAAGTTTACGGGTTTGAAAACCTACAATAAGAACCTGAAGACGATGCTAGCGATCGGCGGCTGGAACGAAGGCTCCAGCAGATTTTCACCGATGGTAGCCGATTCTGCGAGACGGCGTGAATTCGTCAAGAATGCCGTCAAGTTCCTCAGGCAAAATCATTTCGACGGCCTGGATCTCGATTGGGAGTATCCGGCATTTAGAGACGGCGGAAAGCCACGAGATAAGGACAATTACGCCAACTTGGTGCAG GAACTTCGTGACGAGTTCGAGCGAGAGTCCTCGAAGACTGGAAGACCGAGATTGTTGCTATCAATGGCGATGCCCGCCGGCGTTGAATACATCGACAAGGGCTACGATGTACCAAGATTGAATGAATACTTGGACTTTGTCAATCTTCTAACTTACGACTATCATTCGGCGTACGAGCCCGCTGTAAATCACCATTCGCCGCTATACCCGTTGGAAGAAGACAATGAGTACAATTACGATGCGGAATTGACTATC GATTATACAATCAGTCACCTCCTAGAGAAAGGTATGTCCGCAGATAAGATCGTTCTTGGGATACCAACGTACGGCCGTTCGTACACGCTGTTTAATCAAGAAGCAACTGATCTCGGATCACCCGCGGATGGTCCGGGTACGGAGGGGGAGGCCACTCGAGAGAAAGGCTATCTTGCTTATTATGAG atttgTGAAAGTATAGCGGAGTCCGATGATTGGGAAGTCGTTCAACCAAATCCCAAGGCCATGGGACCATATGCCTTCAAGGGGAATCAGTGGGTAGGGTACGACGACGAGAACGTAGTTAAATTGAAAGCTCATTAcgtgaacgaaaaaaaattgggagGCATCATGTTTTGGTCGATAGATAACGACGATTTCCGTGGCAAATGCCACGGTCGAGCTTATCCATTAATCGAGGCTGCCAAAGAAGCACTGCTTGCAGATAATAG AGGCACAACTGACAAGACGAAGTCAGTGGACAGTCGGAAAAAGATTCGCACGCAAAGCAGTCAAAGTAACACTCGTAAATCAAGCACGAGTAATCGAAGAAGCAGCACAACATCGCCTCCGATCACTAGCAAACGCGTGTCTTCCTCAAGACCAAAATACAGGACCATTTCGCAAGCGAGCAAGGAAGAACAGGAAGATCGAGAAGTATTGAGAAGATCGTACGATCCGTCATCAAATGACGACTCGGAGGGTAGAAATACCGTCACGGTCACCGAGAAAATTGAACGACCAAAAAATCGAAATAGAGTTAAAACGCAGAGCAGTACTACGAATTCTGGCACACGTAGAAAGCAGTCTAGACGCAAAGGACAAAACAAAACTAACGAAAGTCAGGAATCTTTAAGCAACAAATTAACAACTCCTGAGCCCCCAACCACTCCCGATCCAGGAACTG attttaaatGTGAAGACGAAGGCTTTTTCCCACATCCTCGGGATtgcaaaaagtatttttgGTGTCTCGATAGCGGTCCCGGTGGACTTGGAGTAGTTGCGCATCAATTTACCTGTCCTtcag gaTTGGTATTCAACAAAGGAGCGGACTCTTGCGATTATCCGCGCAATGTAATTTGTCCCAAaacattaaaatcaattatctCCACCGGATCGACCACCAAAGCGCCTATTACGGCCGCAACGAGCCGAACGACTTATCTGCATAGCACAACAACTGCAAAGGCGGAATCAGAAGAATACGATTCAGAGGAAGATTATGACGAAATCGAAGAAagcgaagagaaagaagaagaggaagaggaagaggaagacgaTGAGGAGGAAAAGAATGTGAAGGAAGAGCCGATGATTATCACAACGGCGAAATCTCTCATATATAAAACACTCACTAGAAATAGACCGAGTACAACCACCACTACAACAACCACTCTGAAACCAAGCGAatctgaaaaaattattgctgACGAAGACGAAGAGGATCCGAAAGTGATTAAGGAATTAATTGATCTCATAAAAAAAGCTG gcgGAATAGAAGAATTAGAAAAGCAATTGCTGCTTCAAGAGAAAAATTTGGATAGATCTGGCAGCGAAAACGTTACCCCAGCTACAATTAGTCGCAGTTTGTACGAACGTGTATTGAATAGACAAGCGAGTAAAGTTGGTAGTCAACGACCTATATTATCGTCCTCGGAAACCAGTTATGTGAATGGACCAGGAAGAGCGCAATTTGAAGGCTTAGATGATATTCCTGAAGTGAAAAGTCTTAGACGATCACAGAAACCTCAATATGTCACTATCGAAAGATCTAa ATCgaatgtaaaagaattttccTCGGAGAACGAGGATGAGAATGAAGAAAGCGACAACGCAGACGTAGCTTCTTCAGAGGAAAAAACGATCAGCAATCCATTGGGAGATATAAGTTCGTCTACGGAACGAGTGACGCCaaactatataaatattcgACGAACACGACTTTCCACCACGACGTCtag aaCTGAGAACGATgtagaggaaaaagaaatagaaattgaagaagaaaaaccTACTCGTAGACGACGACCTTTTGTTTCTTcgaa ACAAAATAATGAAGCAAGTTCTGAAACATCTAAATCTTTTCGACGTCGTGGTCCGAGTGTCAg GAAATCAGAGAAAAAGGACGATTCTAAAAGCACGGATCGGTTAGCAGAGAAAAATGATGATTCATCAACGACCAAATCTAG gtATAGTAATGTACAAAGGTTTAGAACTACCACTTCAAAAAGTTCAGAAGATTTGTCAGGCTCGTCGGAAGTTATCAGTGAAACTATTTCACCGATAAAAGTAGAAGAATATCCAGAGGTACCTAAAACAACGGCGAGTACAGCTGCTTCATTACCTATAACGTCTACAACGACTACTTCGACGTCAACCGAGATTATCACTCTAATCAGTGTCGAGCCATCAGAAAATTCATCGAGTGTCAATTCTAAAGTGGACGTCAGCTCTACTATTGACCCAGTAAAGCTGGTAGAAGATTCGGCAACGGAAATTCTATTTACAACATTACCAGCAGGTACCAGCAGCCCGTTAGCAACATCAACGACATTACCAAGCAGATCGACGATTGCCGTGGTGTCGCAACCGCGACCGTTCGGTTTTGCTAGACGAAGATCCGGTTCATCAGAAGCGACGACAACGGCGACGACTCCATTGAGTAGGTCTAAG GTCGCCGATTCGGAAGTTATCAAATTACCGACCCTGAAGGAATTGATCGGCTATCCAACGACTTACGACGATCGTACCACCACGATGTCGTCGTCCATACTCTTGCACTTGCTGCGTAACGAAGTGGACAACGACATTAACCGGCAGAATGTCGAAGAGTCGTTGAGAAGAATAATCGAATCGCAAGACGGCGAAAAAGAGATCGTCCAGTCATCAAGAGACATAACTCAAGAAACAGCCGATTCATGGCTGGAACAAGCATCGGAGAACAAAGCGCGATCTCGCGCTCCAAGAATGGAAGACATTGCAACTTTCGATGAAGAAGTTTCAGTCACAAACGCTATCCAGAGTGGTGAGAATAAGCAAAAGGCGTTAACAACGTCGACGTATTTTAAGCCGACAACAATGCGCGGTATTCCTCTCGCCAGTCTGACTACGAGCTCGGTAATACGTGGATTTTATATCACCAGAAGTAAAGACGATCCTGCGTCATCGACATCGACGTTTAGTTCAACCCCAGCTTATGCACAAGCCAACACTTTTGGCAAGCAGCAAACAGAAACTACTTTAATTTCGGATATTTCTACGACCGAGCCTGCCACTGTCACTCATCGCGATCGAATCGAATCAAAATCCGATATTTTcaacaatataaataacattgcTCATAATAAGAGCATTAATAATGAAGAGAGCTATTTCGCGCCTAGCTCTTCAACAACTTTCTCGAAAGATTCTGATTCCGACAGACCAATGTCTAAGAAAACGAATTTGCTGCATAATTTCGATCGTACGACACCTCTTTCCAACTCTTATATTACATCTCCGGCAACACCAATGAGACGAAGAACCGCCCTTACTGCAAATAGATATAGCGAGGTCACAACTCCATTGTGGTCAGGCAAACGTATAGCGGCGAGAAAAAGGAACAGAACTACTATTCCGCCGGCCAGGGATACTATAAGACAAACTGAAACCGATAATTCTATTCGCGCTGCTACAAGCGCTTTAAGAAACGCTTCTGTAAGTACCGATTACTCTGCCTCAACTTTATCTTCAAGAagacgtaaattaatttcgacaaTACCAACGGCTTCGTCGATCGTGCTTAATTATACATCTCTTGAAATTTTAGACGTTCACGATACGTCTGCAAATTTAAATGGCACAGTTACCGGCGATTTAAAAACCCACTCGCCTACAGAAATTATTCCGACGACAAACGAAAGGATCGCGATTGCGAAAGCACCCGCGGTTGCAACTGACGCTACAATAACGACTACACCTTCAATTGAAAGCATTGAAAGTGAAATCacttctttaaataattttctgacTGATAATTCAACAGTCGGTGATTCTGTAGCTACGTCCACGTTAGCGAGTACCGGCATTGAAATTATATCCGTGACGACAAATTCTTCGACAACCCCGATATTAGATACCGCTACAAATGTGCAACAAATCGCAATTGATTCTGAAAATACAACTGCAGCGAAAACTACAAACGCAGACATTGACGGTATTTCcacaattgtaaattattccaCAATCGTAATTCCAACAGCTATAAATATGCATGACGGTATAACCGATGCAATTTCAGTCACAGATGCAAATGAGGTTGATGAAACAATTTCCacgattgaaaattattctacTTTCACTACTGAAGCAATTGAAAATACTACGATTCCCATTACTGCAACAATTTCCATTTCTACAACACTTTCGCCATTAACTACGGTTATTTCTTCGACTGAGAACACGCAGAGTATAAACGCAACTGTATCCATGACAATTAATAATCTCGCAGATATAAATACTGCAGCTGCAAATATGACAACTACTCcgcttaatttaattgttccaACGATTACTGATTTTAACGCAATTACGATGTCTGCGTATGCAAACGTACCGTCCGCAATTAACACCCCATCAATCATCAGTCAATCTAAAATAATGTCAACAAATTCAGCCGCTTTTTTAACTTCGACAGCCGAATCTTCTGCGACGTATCCcgtgaatttaaataacgatTTGACGACAATTGATATGAACGAAAGTTTCGAGGCATTAGCTGAGGCAACCACAGAATCTGCTCAAACTGCTGAGATTCGTACGACATTTACAACCCCCTCAACAAGAACCGCTAATACTCCATCAACCCCTTTTTTCACATTAATTACTAATAGGCCGACTGTGAGTTTAGAAAGATTCACAACTTCTACGACACCCTTTGCAACTTTCGGCGATTCGATTACAACAAATCTCATGTATCAAACAACTACGAACGTTCCTGATACATATTCTGTACGAGCGGTGAATAGAAAATCTGAAATACCAGAATGGAAGACAAATATCAACGAAGTTACGTCAACCGAAGCGCAAAGCCGACCGGAAGAGCAAATAATTATGACCGCTAACAAATCAAATTCTGTACAAACGATGAGTGAGAATTCTACAATTTCAGAAATAAAGACAGTGTTTGAGACAGCTATTTTAAAGAATACAGAAAGCCGAAAACAAGATCAAACGACTTCTAAAGTCGAGACAACTAATCATCAATTCAACCAGAAAACTGCTAGACGTCGAATTTTAAATCGAACGAACAATTGGCTTGGAAGTCCTCTAACATTGCAAAGGACTAATCAATATTCTCGACATCGAGTTACGCATCGCGGAAAATCACGAAGACCTTCTCCTTATATTTCCTCTTCGaagataattgaaaaaaatgtaggaTCCCAACtcgaagaaaagaatttaattaaagtagtGAATATAAGTTCTGATTCCAATAATACAAACTTTGAAAAGAGTTTTTCAAAAAGTCCTGACATAGATGAAAAATTATCCGACAAAAGAACCACAAAAAGAAGAATGAGAGTtgtattaaaaagtattaggTCTAAATCTGAGGAAAAGAATTCCACTGTTAAagaaacaaatgtaaaaactGATTCAATCAATCTCCAAAATAATCTTTCGAATAATGTTAGCATAAATCAAAATTCTTCTAACGAGGAAGTAGTAAAAAGAAGAATGCGAGTTATATTGAAaagagttaaattaaaatccgaAGTCCGTGCAGAAGACGATTCCACTAACGAAAGTCTTCAAGGcactttttcaaataatttttatagcgCCAAGAATCATCCCGACGAATACAAAGCCAGAAGAAGAATGAGAGTCGTATTAAAAAGTGTCAAACCTAAATCTGATGAAAAAAATTCGACAGCTGAAAGAACAAATGTAGATTCTGATTCtaccgataaaaattttcaaagcgctattttaaataactctCGCACAGACAAAAATCCTGTTGAACACGGAACCAAAAGAAGAACGAGAGTTGTATTAAAAAGCATTAAACCTAAGTTTGATGAACAAAATTCGAGAACTGAGGAAACTAATATAAATTCTGATTCCGTTGAGAAAGATTTTCAAGGCAGTTCCGCAAGTAGCTTTTACATTAACGAAAATCTTTctggcgaaaaaaaaatacgagtaGAAATGGATGCTGAATTGGAAAGCGTTAAATCTAAATCCAAGGAAGAAGATTCGATACCTGAAGAGACAAATATAAATTCCGATTTTGCTAAGAAACATTCTCAAGTACTTTATACGGTTCATTTTTCAAGTAGTCCTTCTGTAGACGATGATCTTCTCAACAAGAATAAGAAGCATAAGTTCGAAGAAAAGGAAGCAATGACCGAACGACCGGAAGACACGGAGGCGCAAACCACGAGGATGTCCGTTCCAGTCGAGCAGGATACTGATTCGCTCGAG GTGACGAGTAACAGATTAATTAGCCGCAACCCAGGAAACGGATATTTCAATAGACAGAGAAAACCAGCATCATTTACAACGATCGCCCCGTTAACTAATCCCTTATCGAATACCCTGCCCGTTCATCAAAGACGTAGGCCTGTCGAGACTACTTTGTCGTCAAGAATAGATTATGTCG cgtTTGAAGACACCGAACCCTATGTTAAATCGACCGCCGTTTTGCAAGATCAGAATGCAGAAGTATCCGACCAAAGTATCCACGCCCAAGAATTCGATGTGATGCTATCGAATCCGCCGCCCTCGTCGTCGAGCATTG GTCAAACGTCATTAAGGGACACCGATAGGCGCAAGATAAGCACCACCGTAGCACCTAGGACAGATCCTACGATCAGTAGAACAGCGCCGAGGTACGAGTTAAATTTTCGAAGCCGTCAGAAGCCTCGGGCAAAAGACGGGCCTACGTTGAATGCGACCACGAGACCCAGAAGACCGCCGGTCATCGATTATGACTATTATGAAGATGAGGTGCCAATTATCATCAACAAATCTGCTCTTGGCAGTAAACTCTTTCTCACGAACAAGGGTACTATACGTTGTTTGGACCAAGGCAATTTTCCGCATCCGTACTCGTGCAAGAAATTTATTACCTGCGCTCGTATGGTGAACGGCCAAGTGATTGGAACCGAATACACCTGCCCCGACAGACTATCTTTTGACCCGATCGGCGGTATTTGTAATTGGTCCGCCGGTTTAGGTTGTAAGGACTAA